One region of Streptococcus salivarius genomic DNA includes:
- the asnS gene encoding asparagine--tRNA ligase encodes MSKQLVSIIDVPKHVGEEITIGAWVANKSGKGKLAFLQLRDGTAFFQAVAFKPNFIEKYGEEEGTEKFDTVKRLSQETSVYVTGVVKEDERSKFGYELDVTAVEVIGESHDYPITPKEHGTDFLMDNRHLWLRSRKQMAVQQIRNAIIYATYEFFDKNGFIKFDSPILSGNAAEDSTELFETDYFGTPAYLSQSGQLYLEAGAMALGRVFDFGPVFRAEKSKTRRHLTEFWMMDAEYSFLSHDESLDLQEAYVKALIQGVIDRAPQALEILERDVDLLKKYIAEPFKRVSYDEAIDLLQAHENDEDTDYEHLEHGDDFGSPHETWISNYFGVPTFVVNYPARFKAFYMKPVPGNPERVLCADLLAPEGYGEIIGGSMREDDYDALVAKMDELGMDRSEYEFYLDLRKYGSVPHGGFGIGIERMVTFVAGTKHIREAIPFPRMLHRIKP; translated from the coding sequence ATGTCTAAACAATTAGTTTCAATTATTGATGTGCCTAAACACGTGGGCGAAGAAATCACTATCGGTGCATGGGTAGCTAACAAATCAGGTAAAGGGAAATTGGCCTTTCTTCAATTGCGTGATGGAACTGCCTTCTTCCAAGCGGTAGCTTTCAAACCTAACTTCATCGAAAAATACGGTGAAGAAGAAGGTACTGAAAAATTTGATACTGTTAAACGCCTTAGCCAAGAAACATCAGTTTATGTGACTGGTGTGGTCAAAGAAGACGAACGTTCAAAATTTGGTTACGAGTTGGATGTGACAGCAGTAGAAGTCATCGGTGAATCACATGATTACCCAATCACACCAAAAGAACACGGAACTGACTTCTTGATGGATAATCGTCACCTTTGGTTGCGTTCACGTAAACAAATGGCTGTTCAACAAATTCGTAATGCGATTATTTACGCAACATACGAATTCTTTGATAAAAATGGTTTCATCAAATTTGATAGTCCAATTTTGTCAGGAAATGCAGCTGAAGATTCAACAGAATTGTTTGAAACGGATTACTTTGGTACACCTGCTTACCTAAGCCAATCTGGTCAGCTTTACCTTGAAGCTGGTGCTATGGCTCTTGGTCGTGTATTTGACTTTGGTCCTGTTTTCCGTGCCGAAAAATCTAAAACACGCCGTCACTTGACTGAGTTCTGGATGATGGATGCTGAGTATTCATTCTTGTCACATGATGAGTCACTTGATTTGCAAGAAGCTTATGTTAAGGCTCTTATTCAAGGTGTTATTGATCGTGCGCCACAAGCTCTTGAAATCCTTGAACGTGATGTAGATCTTCTTAAGAAATACATTGCTGAGCCATTCAAGCGCGTGTCATATGATGAAGCTATCGACCTTCTTCAAGCACATGAAAATGATGAAGATACAGACTACGAGCACCTCGAACATGGAGATGACTTTGGTTCTCCACACGAAACTTGGATTTCAAACTATTTTGGTGTTCCAACATTCGTTGTTAATTATCCAGCAAGATTCAAGGCCTTCTACATGAAACCAGTTCCTGGTAATCCTGAGCGCGTTCTTTGTGCAGACCTTTTGGCTCCAGAAGGTTATGGTGAAATCATCGGTGGTTCAATGCGTGAAGATGACTACGATGCTCTTGTAGCTAAAATGGATGAACTCGGAATGGACCGTTCAGAATACGAATTCTACCTTGACCTTCGTAAATATGGTTCAGTACCACACGGTGGTTTTGGTATCGGTATTGAACGTATGGTTACTTTCGTAGCTGGAACAAAACACATCCGTGAAGCTATTCCATTCCCACGTATGTTGCACCGTATCAAACCATAA
- a CDS encoding pyridoxal phosphate-dependent aminotransferase translates to MTKLSNRVLQMEESVTLAASARAKALKAQGRDILSLTLGEPDFVTPKNIQDAAIASIENGKASFYTVASGLPELKDAISTYMENFYGYAVKPNEVVVGTGAKFILYAFFATVINPGDEVIIPTPCWVSYVDQVKMVEGVPVTFQTTEANHFKATVEQLEAARTEKTKVVLLNSPSNPTGMIYSKEELQAIGDWAVEHDILILADDIYGRLVYNGNTFTPISSLSDAIRKQTIVINGVSKTYAMTGWRVGFAVGDPEIISGMAKIISQTTSNLTAVSQYAAIEALTGDQSSIEEMRQAFEERLNTIYPLLAEVPGFEVIKPQGAFYLFPNVKKAMEIKGYTNVNDFTNAILEEAEVALVTGAGFGAPENIRLSYATDLDTLKEAVRRIKAFMEK, encoded by the coding sequence ATGACAAAATTATCAAATCGTGTATTACAAATGGAAGAAAGTGTTACTTTAGCTGCCAGTGCGCGTGCTAAAGCTCTTAAAGCTCAAGGACGTGATATCTTGAGTTTGACACTTGGTGAACCAGATTTTGTAACACCTAAGAACATTCAAGATGCTGCCATTGCCTCTATTGAAAATGGTAAGGCAAGTTTCTATACCGTAGCTTCTGGACTTCCAGAACTTAAGGATGCGATTAGCACTTACATGGAAAACTTCTATGGCTATGCTGTAAAACCAAATGAGGTTGTTGTCGGCACTGGTGCGAAGTTTATCTTATATGCTTTCTTTGCTACGGTCATCAATCCTGGTGATGAAGTCATTATTCCAACACCCTGCTGGGTTTCGTATGTAGACCAAGTTAAAATGGTTGAGGGTGTTCCAGTCACTTTCCAAACGACTGAAGCTAATCACTTTAAAGCAACAGTTGAACAACTTGAAGCTGCTCGCACTGAAAAAACTAAAGTTGTCTTGCTTAATTCTCCATCAAATCCAACAGGAATGATTTACAGCAAGGAAGAATTGCAAGCAATCGGTGACTGGGCGGTTGAGCACGATATTTTGATTTTAGCAGATGATATCTATGGCCGTTTGGTCTATAATGGCAATACCTTTACTCCAATTTCAAGTCTTTCAGATGCCATTCGTAAGCAAACAATTGTGATTAATGGTGTTTCCAAGACCTATGCTATGACAGGTTGGCGTGTTGGTTTTGCTGTCGGAGATCCAGAAATTATTTCAGGTATGGCTAAGATTATCAGTCAAACGACATCAAATCTTACAGCAGTTTCTCAATATGCTGCTATTGAAGCCTTAACAGGTGATCAATCTTCTATCGAAGAAATGCGTCAGGCCTTTGAGGAACGTTTGAATACGATTTATCCACTCCTAGCTGAAGTGCCTGGCTTTGAAGTCATCAAACCTCAAGGTGCCTTTTACCTCTTCCCTAATGTTAAAAAAGCGATGGAAATCAAAGGCTACACAAATGTTAATGATTTTACAAACGCTATTCTTGAGGAGGCTGAAGTCGCTTTGGTAACAGGTGCAGGATTCGGCGCGCCTGAAAATATTCGACTTAGCTATGCAACAGACTTGGATACTTTGAAAGAAGCAGTCCGCCGAATCAAAGCCTTTATGGAAAAATAG
- a CDS encoding cell wall elongation regulator TseB-like domain-containing protein encodes MRKQRSPWTKKQQFIFGIIVIVVTLIASLTAILIVATKPYVDAEKKVIAIAESKADIKTVTEFDIYHGEATYYGLLGKSGQGEKLAVIVSHDSGEVDIYKQSDGISKSVAKKAAKAYGAKDISYVHLGKYGKTPIWEVKSGTQYYLVDFISGQVIKVEGL; translated from the coding sequence ATGCGTAAACAACGTTCACCCTGGACCAAAAAGCAACAGTTCATTTTTGGAATAATTGTAATCGTTGTGACCTTAATTGCCTCTTTGACTGCTATTCTTATTGTAGCGACTAAGCCTTACGTAGACGCTGAAAAGAAGGTTATTGCCATAGCAGAGAGCAAAGCAGATATTAAGACTGTTACTGAATTTGATATCTACCATGGTGAGGCTACCTATTACGGACTTCTTGGAAAGTCTGGTCAAGGTGAGAAACTGGCTGTTATCGTGAGTCATGATTCAGGTGAGGTTGATATCTACAAGCAATCGGATGGTATTAGTAAGTCAGTGGCTAAGAAAGCTGCTAAAGCCTATGGTGCTAAGGATATATCCTATGTCCACCTAGGAAAGTATGGCAAAACTCCTATTTGGGAAGTGAAGTCAGGAACCCAGTATTATCTGGTTGATTTTATCTCAGGTCAGGTTATTAAAGTGGAAGGACTATAA
- a CDS encoding bifunctional DnaQ family exonuclease/ATP-dependent helicase — MSEKNTNKYAIVDLEATSASSTASIIQVGIVIMQNGQVFDEFASDVNPHQELDDHIIHLTGITDQQLAQAPDFSEIARTIFELIEDCIFVAHNVKFDANLLAEALFMEGFELRTPRVDTVELAQVFYPTLEQYKLSHLSKVLNLDLAQAHTAIEDARATGQLLFHLMDKIASLPRQTIEMLLTFSDNLLFETELVIRDAIRGQNLGLSKEYVMLEESGIVLRRPLTYKSERKLSQDFDTNIALLDLESRPKQKEFAEAVRRELDNTDISMIQAQTGIGKTYGYLLPLLAQSDVDKVVVAVPTKLLQNQIMNQEATALSDVFNINFHSLKGPQNYIKLDAFYQTLLRQDSNRLINRYKMQLLVWLTETETGDLDEIRQKQRYMAYFDEIKHDGKLKADSLFAEYDFWQQSYQKAQEARVVVTNHAYLLTRMEDDHDFVRGKTLVIDEGQKMVLALEQFSRHQVNLTVLLQHIHRILDSGSQSLLQQRLLENLQFEVSHLIQEHQQFPQKQYNRQQLDRLLQTISELEGESDFMEMLSPLKTPLYSHFWLETDYYQEHRVTYLKASRKELLELSAYLPSAQKVIIVSATIDVGPDVDVADLLGLDQVRKVSLPMDTLPNQAIWIDQSMPMIGVSSEEEYEVALAKRLQKLSEMEYPILVLFTSRKSMMAVSDLLDHREVRHLTQEKNGTAFNVKKRFDRGETNLLLGMGSFWEGVDFAQQDRVIEVIARLPFDNPKDPFYQKIESWFSKQGKSTFDSYSLPMTVLRFKQAIGRAQRRPEQRSAILLMDNRPLVKSYGKLFLKEVTQEVALKPAKFEEVKEDIQDFLEQES; from the coding sequence ATGAGTGAAAAAAACACGAATAAATATGCTATTGTTGACTTGGAAGCGACCTCCGCTTCGTCAACGGCTAGTATTATACAGGTGGGAATTGTCATCATGCAAAATGGTCAGGTGTTTGACGAATTTGCGAGTGATGTTAACCCACACCAAGAACTAGATGATCACATTATTCATTTAACAGGGATTACTGATCAGCAGTTGGCTCAAGCCCCAGATTTCTCAGAAATTGCTAGAACCATTTTTGAACTGATTGAGGACTGTATTTTTGTTGCCCATAATGTTAAATTTGATGCCAATTTGCTTGCAGAGGCACTTTTCATGGAGGGCTTCGAACTAAGGACTCCTCGTGTGGATACTGTCGAATTGGCTCAGGTCTTTTATCCGACACTGGAACAATATAAACTCTCCCATTTATCCAAGGTTCTTAATCTTGACCTAGCTCAGGCCCATACCGCTATTGAAGATGCGAGAGCGACCGGACAGCTTTTATTTCATTTGATGGATAAGATTGCCAGCTTACCTAGACAGACCATTGAGATGCTTTTGACCTTTTCAGATAATCTTCTTTTTGAGACTGAGTTGGTTATTCGTGATGCTATAAGAGGTCAAAATTTAGGCCTTTCAAAAGAATATGTCATGCTTGAAGAATCTGGAATTGTTCTTCGTAGACCTTTGACTTATAAGTCTGAACGAAAACTGTCTCAAGATTTTGATACCAATATTGCACTCTTAGATTTGGAATCAAGGCCTAAACAAAAAGAGTTTGCTGAGGCAGTAAGAAGGGAGCTTGATAATACTGATATTTCCATGATTCAGGCGCAGACTGGAATCGGAAAAACTTATGGCTATTTGCTTCCTTTGTTGGCGCAATCTGATGTAGATAAAGTGGTAGTGGCTGTTCCGACCAAGCTCCTTCAAAATCAGATTATGAATCAGGAAGCTACAGCCTTATCGGATGTCTTTAATATTAACTTCCATAGTCTCAAAGGACCTCAGAATTATATCAAGTTAGATGCCTTCTACCAAACCTTACTTCGTCAGGATAGTAACCGTTTGATTAATCGTTACAAAATGCAACTTTTGGTGTGGTTGACTGAAACAGAGACAGGGGATCTTGACGAAATCAGACAAAAACAGCGCTATATGGCTTATTTTGATGAGATTAAGCACGATGGTAAGTTAAAAGCTGATAGTCTTTTTGCTGAATATGATTTTTGGCAACAGTCCTACCAAAAAGCCCAGGAAGCTAGGGTAGTTGTGACCAACCATGCTTATCTGTTGACGCGTATGGAAGATGATCATGATTTTGTTCGAGGAAAAACTCTTGTGATTGATGAGGGGCAAAAGATGGTTCTGGCTTTGGAACAATTTTCACGTCATCAAGTCAATCTTACTGTCCTGTTGCAACATATTCATCGAATTCTTGATAGTGGTAGTCAAAGCTTGCTTCAACAACGATTGCTCGAAAATCTGCAGTTTGAAGTTAGCCATCTAATCCAAGAACATCAACAATTTCCTCAGAAGCAGTATAATCGCCAGCAATTAGATCGTTTGCTACAAACCATTTCTGAACTGGAAGGTGAAAGTGATTTTATGGAGATGTTGTCTCCACTGAAGACACCGCTTTACAGCCATTTCTGGCTTGAAACAGATTATTATCAAGAACATCGTGTGACTTATTTAAAGGCGTCACGCAAAGAGCTCTTAGAGCTTTCTGCTTATCTACCAAGTGCCCAAAAAGTGATAATTGTTTCAGCAACTATTGATGTGGGACCTGATGTAGATGTGGCTGATTTGTTGGGCTTAGATCAGGTACGCAAGGTTAGCCTCCCAATGGACACTTTACCCAATCAAGCTATTTGGATTGATCAAAGTATGCCTATGATTGGTGTTTCTTCTGAGGAAGAGTATGAAGTTGCTCTTGCAAAACGTCTCCAGAAGCTATCTGAAATGGAATATCCAATTTTAGTACTATTCACGTCTCGAAAGAGTATGATGGCTGTTTCAGATTTATTGGATCATAGGGAAGTTCGTCACCTAACTCAAGAGAAAAATGGGACTGCTTTTAATGTCAAAAAACGTTTTGATAGAGGTGAGACCAATCTCCTTCTTGGTATGGGGTCGTTCTGGGAAGGTGTTGACTTTGCCCAACAAGATAGGGTAATTGAGGTTATTGCACGTCTGCCGTTTGACAATCCTAAGGATCCATTCTATCAAAAGATTGAATCTTGGTTTTCTAAGCAAGGAAAGAGCACCTTTGATAGTTACAGTCTTCCCATGACGGTTTTACGTTTTAAACAAGCTATTGGACGTGCTCAAAGACGTCCAGAACAGCGCTCGGCTATTCTTCTTATGGATAATCGCCCGCTCGTTAAGAGTTATGGAAAACTATTTCTAAAAGAAGTGACACAAGAAGTTGCGCTTAAGCCCGCTAAGTTCGAGGAAGTCAAAGAGGATATTCAGGATTTCTTAGAACAAGAAAGTTAA
- a CDS encoding MBL fold metallo-hydrolase, translated as MKIRRILNPVAQENTYILENDTACLVIDPGSDTSAILAELKASDKPVAAILLTHTHYDHIMSVEAVRQAYNYPPVYVAEAEKDWLMNPIDNLSGLPRHDDMEDVIVNPAEYYFDFTQDYNIEDFQFKVVPTPGHSIGGISLIFDEEEIVFSGDALFKETIGRWDLPTGNHDQLLTSIREQLFTLPNHYKVFPGHGWDTTIGHEKNFNPHFS; from the coding sequence ATGAAAATAAGACGAATTTTAAATCCTGTTGCCCAGGAAAACACCTATATTTTAGAAAACGATACAGCCTGTCTAGTCATTGATCCAGGAAGTGATACTTCTGCTATCTTAGCTGAGCTTAAAGCAAGTGATAAACCTGTTGCTGCTATCCTCTTGACACATACACACTACGATCACATTATGAGTGTTGAGGCAGTCCGTCAAGCTTATAATTACCCTCCTGTTTATGTTGCAGAGGCTGAAAAAGACTGGTTGATGAATCCTATTGATAATTTATCGGGACTTCCACGTCATGACGATATGGAAGACGTTATTGTCAATCCAGCAGAATACTACTTCGATTTCACTCAGGACTATAACATCGAGGATTTCCAGTTTAAAGTTGTTCCAACCCCAGGACATTCTATCGGGGGCATTTCTTTAATTTTCGATGAAGAAGAAATCGTCTTTTCTGGTGATGCCCTCTTTAAAGAAACAATTGGACGCTGGGACCTCCCAACAGGAAACCACGATCAGTTACTCACTAGTATTCGAGAGCAACTCTTCACCCTTCCTAACCACTACAAGGTATTCCCCGGACACGGTTGGGACACTACTATAGGCCACGAAAAAAACTTTAACCCACATTTTTCATAA
- a CDS encoding ABC transporter permease, translated as MDFITILALIVASMLKYSAPLIFTSIGGTFSERGGIVNVGLEGIMVIGAFAGVLFNLNFADSFGDATPWIAAIVAGLIGLVYSLLHAVATINFRADHVVSGTVLNLIAPSLAVFLTRVIFGAGQTPAISHNFKTVSFPILSHIPVLGKVFFTNVSLIAYVAILVSVVSWWVIFKTRFGLRLRSVGEHPQAADTLGINVYRMRYYGVMISGFLGGVGGAVYAQSISNNFAITTIAGPGFIALAAMIFGRWNPVGAMLSSLFFGLSQSLAIIGKQLPLISHVPNVYLQIAPYVLTIIVLAAFFGKAVAPKADGVNYIKSK; from the coding sequence ATGGACTTCATTACAATTTTAGCCTTGATTGTTGCCTCTATGCTAAAATACTCAGCACCATTGATTTTCACAAGTATCGGTGGTACTTTCTCTGAACGAGGCGGTATCGTAAATGTCGGTCTTGAGGGAATCATGGTTATTGGAGCCTTCGCAGGTGTTCTCTTTAACTTGAATTTTGCAGATAGTTTTGGTGATGCAACTCCTTGGATTGCCGCAATTGTAGCAGGTCTTATTGGTCTTGTTTACTCATTGCTCCACGCGGTTGCGACCATTAATTTCCGTGCGGATCATGTTGTCTCTGGTACGGTATTGAACTTGATTGCTCCATCTTTAGCAGTCTTTCTGACACGTGTTATCTTTGGTGCCGGCCAAACACCAGCTATTAGCCATAACTTTAAAACTGTATCATTTCCAATTTTGAGCCACATTCCAGTCTTGGGTAAAGTCTTCTTTACGAACGTTTCCTTGATTGCATATGTAGCGATTTTGGTTTCAGTTGTGTCTTGGTGGGTTATCTTCAAGACTCGCTTTGGTTTGCGTCTTCGCTCAGTAGGTGAGCACCCACAGGCAGCGGATACACTTGGTATTAATGTTTACCGTATGCGCTACTATGGTGTCATGATTTCAGGATTCCTTGGTGGTGTTGGTGGTGCAGTTTATGCTCAATCCATCTCTAACAACTTTGCTATTACGACGATTGCAGGTCCTGGTTTCATCGCCTTGGCTGCTATGATTTTTGGTCGTTGGAATCCAGTTGGAGCTATGCTCTCAAGTTTATTCTTCGGTTTGTCACAATCATTGGCAATTATCGGGAAACAACTTCCGCTTATTTCACATGTACCAAACGTCTACTTGCAAATTGCACCATATGTCTTGACAATTATTGTCTTGGCTGCATTCTTTGGTAAAGCAGTAGCACCAAAAGCTGATGGTGTTAACTATATCAAATCTAAATAA
- a CDS encoding ABC transporter permease: MSKKTQNWAVPLIAVLLGMLIGAVLMLIFGYDPFWAYYDLFSTAFGSLKNIGEILRAMSPLILIALGFSVASKAGFFNVGLPGQALAGWTSAVWFALSFPELPKVVSVFCTVIIGLVAGGIAGAIPGILRAYLGTSEVIVTIMMNYIILYVANNIVRFGFTADMLRSSEASNKVAASASYQTEFLSSLTGGSRFNIGFFLALAAVFLVWFMLKKTTTGFEITSVGLNPHASEYAGMSSKRVIIMSMIISGALCGLGGTVEGLGTFQNAFVQNSSLAIGWNGMAVALLATNSPIGIPFAALLYGVLSVGKSGMIGVPPEVIDVVSALIIFFVGANYIIRYWVRPRQKSVKAKGGQN, translated from the coding sequence ATGTCTAAGAAAACACAAAATTGGGCAGTTCCTTTGATTGCTGTCCTCTTGGGAATGTTGATCGGGGCTGTATTGATGTTAATCTTTGGTTACGATCCATTCTGGGCTTACTATGATCTCTTCAGTACAGCCTTCGGTTCTTTGAAAAATATTGGTGAAATTCTTCGTGCCATGAGTCCCTTGATTCTTATCGCACTCGGATTTTCTGTAGCATCTAAAGCTGGTTTCTTTAACGTTGGTTTGCCTGGTCAGGCTTTAGCAGGTTGGACTTCGGCTGTATGGTTTGCATTATCATTTCCAGAATTACCAAAAGTAGTTTCAGTTTTCTGTACAGTAATCATCGGTCTAGTAGCTGGTGGTATCGCTGGTGCAATTCCGGGTATTCTTCGTGCTTACTTGGGAACTAGTGAGGTCATTGTTACCATCATGATGAACTACATCATTTTGTATGTAGCAAACAATATTGTTCGATTTGGTTTTACAGCCGACATGTTACGTTCATCAGAAGCATCTAATAAGGTCGCAGCCTCTGCAAGCTATCAAACAGAATTCTTATCCTCTCTAACCGGTGGCTCACGTTTTAATATTGGTTTCTTCCTTGCTCTTGCAGCAGTTTTCCTTGTTTGGTTCATGCTCAAGAAAACAACAACTGGTTTTGAAATTACATCTGTAGGTCTTAACCCTCATGCATCTGAATATGCAGGGATGTCATCAAAACGTGTTATTATCATGTCTATGATTATTTCAGGTGCCCTTTGTGGACTTGGAGGAACAGTAGAAGGACTTGGTACCTTCCAAAATGCCTTTGTTCAAAACTCTTCATTGGCAATTGGTTGGAACGGTATGGCGGTTGCTCTTTTGGCTACTAATTCACCTATTGGTATTCCGTTTGCTGCCCTTCTTTATGGTGTCTTGTCTGTAGGTAAGAGTGGTATGATTGGTGTGCCTCCTGAAGTTATCGACGTTGTATCTGCTTTGATTATCTTCTTTGTCGGTGCTAACTATATTATTAGATATTGGGTTCGCCCTCGTCAAAAGTCAGTGAAAGCTAAAGGAGGACAAAACTAA
- a CDS encoding ABC transporter ATP-binding protein: protein MTKPNVIEMHDITKKFGEFVANDHINLDVRPGEIHALLGENGAGKSTLMNMLAGLLQPTSGIIKVNGQEVTIDSPSKATKLGIGMVHQHFMLVEAFTVAENIILGSEVTKAGGVLDMKKAIKEITELSERYGLAVDPTAKVADISVGAQQRVEILKTLYRGADILIFDEPTAVLTPSEITELLNIMKTLVKEGKSIILITHKLDEIRAVSDRVTVIRRGKSIDTVTIEGSTNADLAEMMVGRHVSFKTEKIPSNPKEVVLSIKDLVVNENRGVPAVKNLSLDVRAGEIIGIAGIDGNGQTELVQAITGLRKVKSGDITIKGESIIHKTTRQITEMSVGHIPEDRHRDGMVLEMTVAENIALQTYYKEPNSKNGILNYNVINAKARELMEEFDVRGAGELIAGGDLSGGNQQKAVIAREIDRDPELLIVSQPTRGLDVGAIEYIRKRIIAERDKGKAVIVVSFELDEILDMSDRIAVIYDGAIQGILDPAETNKQDLGILMAGGQLNKEEANV from the coding sequence ATGACGAAGCCAAATGTCATTGAGATGCACGATATTACCAAAAAATTTGGTGAATTTGTGGCAAATGATCATATCAATCTTGATGTGAGACCAGGAGAAATCCATGCCCTCCTCGGTGAAAATGGTGCTGGTAAGTCAACCTTAATGAACATGCTTGCAGGTCTTTTACAGCCAACAAGCGGGATTATTAAGGTTAATGGACAAGAGGTGACGATTGATTCACCTTCGAAAGCAACGAAATTGGGGATTGGGATGGTTCACCAACACTTTATGTTGGTTGAAGCTTTTACAGTTGCTGAGAATATCATCCTGGGTAGTGAGGTAACCAAAGCTGGTGGTGTCCTTGATATGAAGAAGGCTATTAAGGAAATTACTGAGCTCTCTGAAAGATATGGTCTTGCGGTAGATCCAACAGCTAAGGTGGCAGATATTTCTGTTGGTGCTCAACAGCGTGTTGAAATCCTTAAGACTCTGTATCGTGGTGCTGATATTTTGATTTTCGATGAACCGACTGCGGTATTGACTCCGTCTGAAATTACTGAACTTCTAAACATCATGAAAACCTTGGTCAAAGAAGGCAAGTCAATTATCCTTATCACCCATAAATTGGATGAGATTCGTGCGGTTTCTGACCGTGTCACAGTTATCCGTCGTGGTAAATCAATTGATACAGTGACAATTGAAGGATCAACAAATGCTGACTTGGCCGAAATGATGGTTGGTCGTCATGTCTCCTTTAAAACAGAAAAAATTCCTTCAAATCCAAAAGAAGTTGTTCTTTCTATTAAAGATTTGGTGGTTAATGAGAACCGTGGTGTTCCTGCCGTTAAGAACTTATCTTTAGATGTTCGTGCGGGTGAAATCATCGGTATTGCCGGTATTGATGGTAACGGTCAAACAGAGCTTGTTCAAGCGATTACTGGACTACGTAAAGTTAAGTCTGGTGACATTACTATCAAGGGTGAATCTATTATTCATAAGACAACTCGTCAGATTACAGAGATGAGTGTTGGTCATATTCCTGAAGACCGTCACCGTGACGGTATGGTTCTTGAAATGACAGTAGCTGAAAATATTGCCCTTCAAACCTACTACAAGGAGCCAAATTCGAAAAATGGTATCTTGAACTATAATGTTATCAATGCTAAAGCTCGAGAATTGATGGAAGAATTTGACGTTCGTGGTGCTGGAGAGTTGATTGCTGGTGGTGACTTGTCTGGTGGTAACCAACAAAAAGCTGTTATCGCCCGTGAAATTGACCGTGACCCAGAGCTTCTTATTGTCAGTCAACCAACTCGTGGTCTTGACGTAGGTGCCATTGAATACATTCGTAAACGTATTATCGCTGAGCGTGATAAAGGTAAGGCTGTTATTGTAGTCAGCTTTGAATTGGATGAAATTCTTGATATGTCAGACAGAATTGCAGTTATCTACGATGGTGCAATTCAAGGTATCCTAGATCCTGCTGAAACGAATAAGCAAGATCTTGGTATCCTAATGGCTGGTGGACAATTGAATAAGGAGGAAGCAAATGTCTAA
- a CDS encoding BMP family lipoprotein: MNKKIIGLGLVAVAALGLAACARGGRGGSSADSKVKAAIVTDTGGVDDKSFNQSAWEGLQEWGKANKLKKDSGFTYFQSNSESDFANNMSAAQSQGYNLIFGVGFALHDAVSDAAKEHEDVNYVIIDDVIKDQKNVESVLFADNEGAYLAGIAAAMQSKTNKVGFIGGQTSDTITRFEAGFTAGAKSVKPDIDVQVQYAESFSDAAKGTTIASTMYASGVDVIYQAAGGTGTGVFTAAKEVNEKLDADSDKKVWVIGVDRDQNAEGNYTSSDKKKSNFVLTSTIKKVGTVVKDIANGQLKGDKFEGGSTKTYGIKDGGVDIVTSKLPSDIKDAVEKAKEQIKNGELKPTDGLSK; this comes from the coding sequence TTGAACAAGAAAATTATCGGTCTTGGCCTTGTTGCTGTAGCAGCACTTGGTCTTGCAGCATGTGCTCGTGGCGGACGCGGTGGATCATCAGCTGATTCTAAAGTTAAAGCTGCTATCGTTACAGATACTGGTGGGGTAGATGATAAATCATTTAACCAATCAGCATGGGAAGGACTCCAAGAGTGGGGTAAAGCTAACAAACTTAAAAAAGATTCTGGCTTTACTTACTTCCAATCAAACTCAGAGTCTGACTTTGCAAACAATATGTCAGCTGCTCAAAGCCAAGGTTACAACCTCATCTTTGGTGTTGGTTTTGCCCTTCATGATGCTGTTTCAGATGCTGCTAAGGAACATGAAGATGTTAACTACGTAATCATTGATGATGTCATCAAAGACCAAAAGAATGTTGAGAGCGTTTTGTTTGCTGATAACGAAGGTGCTTACCTTGCAGGTATCGCAGCAGCAATGCAATCAAAAACAAATAAAGTTGGTTTCATTGGTGGTCAAACATCAGATACAATTACACGTTTTGAAGCTGGTTTCACAGCAGGTGCTAAATCTGTAAAACCAGACATCGATGTACAAGTTCAATATGCTGAATCATTCTCAGACGCTGCTAAAGGTACAACAATTGCTTCAACTATGTACGCTTCAGGCGTTGACGTAATCTATCAAGCAGCTGGTGGTACTGGTACTGGTGTCTTCACAGCAGCTAAAGAAGTTAACGAAAAACTTGATGCTGACAGCGATAAGAAAGTTTGGGTAATCGGTGTTGACCGTGACCAAAATGCAGAAGGTAACTATACATCTTCAGACAAGAAAAAATCTAACTTTGTTTTGACTTCAACAATCAAAAAAGTTGGTACAGTTGTTAAAGATATCGCTAACGGACAACTTAAAGGCGATAAATTTGAAGGTGGTTCTACTAAGACTTATGGTATCAAAGATGGTGGTGTTGACATCGTAACATCTAAGCTTCCTTCTGATATCAAGGATGCAGTAGAAAAAGCTAAAGAACAAATCAAGAATGGTGAATTGAAACCAACTGATGGTCTTAGCAAATAA